From Dehalobacter sp.:
GGTGAGATGAGACCGCAGGGCCAAAGACCGCCGGGTGAATTCAGACCGCAGGGTCAAAGACCACCAGGTGAATTCAGACCGCAGGGTCAAAGACCGCCAGGCGAGATGAGACCGCCGGGTCAAAGACCGCCAGGTGAGATGAGACCGCAGGGTCAAAGACCGCCAGGTGAGATGAGACCGCAGGGCCAAAGACCGCCGGGTGAATTCAGACCGCAGGGTCAAAGACCACCAGGTGAATTCAGACCGCAGGGTCAAAGACCGCCAGGTGAATTCAGACCGCAGGGCCAAAGACCGCCAGGTGAATTCAGACCGCAGGGTCAAAGACCACCGGGTGAATTCAGACCGCCGGGTCAAAGACCGCCGGGTGAATTCAGACCACAGGGTCAAAGACCACCAGGACCAAGACCGCCGATGAGCGGAGACCGGCCGTATGCGCCGAGACCGCAGGGCGATTTTCGTCCATCACAGCGTCCTGCAGGTGATGACCGGAGACCGCAGGGCGGCGGACGTCCGTTCTCCGACACCGGAAGAAGACCTTCCCAGGGACAGCGTCCGGGAGCAGATAAAAAAGCCCCTCAAACTCAGAGGATCAAGATCGAAGGAAAATCCGTTGAGCTTACTGTCGCCGAGCAGCCGGTAAAACGCCAGCCACCGGAGAAAAAGAAAGCCCACGAGAATAAAGAGTTTTTATTTGATAAACGGCGCAATGATGAAAAAGATTTTTCTTCCATCTTAAGAAAAAATGACCGGAGTCAACCAAACCGGAACCAACTCAATAAGATGGTTAAAGAAGTGGTTCCCAAGCATATTATTATTCCTGAGTCCTTGTCAGTTCAGGAACTGGCGCTCAGAATGAGCCGCAAAGCCGGAGAAGTCATCAAGGAATTAATGAAGCTTGGTGTTATGGCGACCATCAATCAGGAAATTGATGCTGATACAGCAACGATTGTCGCTACTGAAATGGGCATGACGCTTGAGGTTAGAGCCGAAAAATCCATGGCAGTCATTGAGGAAGTAGAAGATGATGCGTCCACGCTCAAATTCCGTCCTCCGGTTGTCACGGTCATGGGCCACGTCGACCACGGAAAAACATCTTTGCTCGATGCGATTCGTTCCGCCAATGTCACCGCATCCGAAGCTGGCGGGATTACGCAGCATATCGGTGCTTATCAGGTAGAAATTAAAAATCAAAAAATTACTTTCCTGGATACTCCTGGTCACGAGGCTTTTACAGCCATGAGAGCGAGAGGGGCCCAGGTCACAGATATTGCCATACTGGTTGTTGCTGCGGATGATGGTGTCATGCCCCAGACCGTGGAAGCGATCAACCATGCCAAAGCGGCCAATGTACCCATCATTGTTGCTATCAATAAAATTGATAAAGAAAATGCCAATCCGGACCGTGTCAAACAGGAATTGACTGAGTACGGCTTAGTTGTTGAAGAATGGGGCGGGGATACGATCACGGTACCGGTCTCAGCCAAAGCTAGACTCAACATTGACACTCTGCTGGAAATGGTCCTGCTTGTTGCAGAGATGAAAGATCTGAAAGCTAATCCGAACCGGAAGGCAACCGGAACCGTTATTGAAGCGAAGCTCGATAAAGGCAAGGGGCCTGTAGCAACTGTCCTGGTATCCAAAGGTACGCTGAATATCGGTGACATTATTGTTGCCGGGCATTCTTTTGGTAGGATCAGGGGGATGGTTGACGACAAAGGCCGCAGAGTAAAAAAAGCGGGACCTTCCATGCCTGTGGAGGTTCAGGGATTGTCTGAAGTTCCGCCGGCGGGAGAAATCTTCAACGTTGTTAACGATGAGAAACTCGCCCGCAGCGTTACCGAAGCCAGAATGGATGAGAAAAAAGCGGAAGAAGTTAAACAAAAATCCAGGATTAGCCTTGATGATCTTTTCGATAAGATCAAAGAAGGCGAAGTCAAAGATTTGAATATCATTATTAAAGCTGACGTTCAGGGCTCTGTCGAAGCTATTAAGCAGTCTCTGGCCAAGCTGACGACCTCGGAAGTACGTGTAAACATCATTCACGGCGGAGTCGGTGCGATCAGTGAATCCGACGTGATGCTCGCTGCTGCTTCCAATGCGATCATTATTGGCTTTAATGTCAGACATGATTCCAACACAAAATCGACAGCAGAACTTCAGGGTGTGGACATCAGGATGTACAGAGTCATCTATGATGCGATTGATGACATTAAGGCAGCGATGGAGGGCCTGCTCGAACCTACCTTCAAGGAAGTCATACAGGGTAAAGCGGAAGTCCGTCAGATTTTCAAGGTGCCAAAGGCTGGAACTGTTGCTGGAAGCTATATAACCGACGGCAAGATTCATAGGTCGGATAAGATCAGGGTAATCAGAGATGGAATTGTCGTTCACGAGGGAGACCTGGAATCTCTGAGACGTTTCAAGGATGATGCCAAGGAAGTTGCGGAAGGATACGAATGCGGGATTGGCTTAAAGAACTTCAATGATCTTAAAGAAGGAGATATCTTGGAAGCCTTTACGATGGAGGAAGTTAAAAGAGAGCTCTAGACCAGCATTGGAGGTTTTCTGAATGGCTAAACACAGGGCTTTTCGCCTGGCAGAATCGATCAAAGCAGAAGTGGCACAGATGATCCGGGAGAATATTAAAGACCCGCGGCTTGGATTCGTGACCGTCACGGATGTGGAGGTAGCTGACGATTTACGGCATGCCAAAATATTCGTCAGCGTATTGGGAACAGAAGAAGAAATGAAAAGCAGTTTGGATGTTTTAAATAAGGCATCCGGATATCTGCGCAGCGAACTGGGTAAAATCATCAGCCTGCGCTATTTTCCCGAGATCACTTTCAAGTATGATCAGTCTATTGAACATGGCGCCCATATTTCCAAGCTGCTTCGTGAGGTTGGCGCGAAAGGTGAATCCAGCTATGGACAAGACGACGAATAAGGTGATCTCAGAACTGGCCAAAAAATTGGATACAATCTCCGAGGCTGCACTGCTTACGCATATATCCCCGGATGGGGACTGCATAGGTTCAATGCTTGCTTTGGGGATTGCCTTAGAAGGTTTGAACAAAAAAATATGTTATTATAATCCTGGGTTTCTGCCGGTAAATTTGAAGTTTCTTCCGGGTGTGGACAAGATATGTTCTGTTCTGCCTCCGGAAGAGTTTCCAGAAACCCTTATTTTTATTGACTGCGCTGAAGCGGAAAGGGCGTACAACGATCTTTGCCCGGAGTTTCTTCAGGGAAAAACGGTGATTAACATTGATCATCATATTTCCAATAACGGTTTTGGTACGGTTAATTGGATTGACGCCGGTGCAGCCGCCACAGGTGAAATGATTTTTCACCTGCTGGGTGAAATGGGAGTTTCCATGACCAAGGAAATTGCAGAGAATCTCTATACTGCGATTATCACGGATACAGGCAGGTTCAGCTACAGTAATACCACAGTCGAAAGCTTCAGGATTGCTGCGGAATTACTCAAAACAGGCCTTGATCTTGTTCAGATCAACAATATACTGTTTGAACAGAAAAGCCTGGCTCAGACCAAACTGCTGCAAAAAGCGCTGACGAACCTGGAACTTCATCAGCAGGGAACGATGGCTGTCATTGTTCTGACCAGAGAAGACTTTGAAGAAACAGGTGCAGATGAGAGCTTGAGTGAAGGCTTAGTGAACTATGCACGCAATATCGAAAAGGTGGAAGCTGCTGCGCTGTTAAAAGAAATTGCCCCGGATGAAATCAAAGTCAGTTTCCGGTCCAATACCTGGCTTGATGTAAATCAAGTTGCGAGCCGGTTCGGCGGAGGCGGACACCGGCGGGCATCAGGCTGTTCTATTAATGGAACAATGGGTCAAGCCAGGCAAATGATTGTATCCGCACTTGAGGAGGCCCTGAACGTTGGACGGGATCATTAATGTTTTAAAACCTGTTGGCATGACCTCCACAGACGTTGTTAGGTGGCTGCTTCGAAAAACAAAAGCCGGCAAGGCAGGCCATATTGGGACGCTGGATCCCGGAGCTGCCGGGGTGCTTCCGATTTGCCTTGGCAAGGCAACGCGGCTGGCAGAATACCACAGCGACCAGGGGAAAAGTTATAGAGCTGAGATTACACTCGGAATCACGACAGATACGCAGGATGCTTTCGGACAGGAACTATCGAGGATTGTTCCTATAGTATCACGAGCGCAATTTGCAAATAAACTGGAGAATTTTCTTGGTGTCATTGAACAGGAACCGCCCATGTATTCCGCTGTCAGAAAGAATGGCAGGCATCTGTACGAATATGCCCGCCAGGGGATCGATGTTGCAAGAGAAAAAAGACAGGTTGAGATCAAGCGGCTGGATCTGGTGGAATGGCATGAAGAGACATTTCCAAGAGTTTTATTTGATGTGGAATGCTCCAAAGGAACGTATATACGCACTTTATGTCACGATATTGGCGCTGCCCTGGGTTGCGGTGCACATATGTCCTTTTTGCTCAGATTAAGCGCAGGCAAGTTTACGCTGGATTCCACCTACACACTGGAAGAGATTGACCAGGCGCTTGCCGACGGCGATGAACACATGCTCCTGGCTCCGGAATGGGGACTCACACTGCCAAAGGCAAGTATACCGGCCTATCGGCTTGCCGCTTTCCGAAACGGGCTTTCTACCGGAGGGGATCTTGTTGATGCTGAAGTGTACGGGGAACAGCTTCCTGTTCAGGTATTTTGTGAGGGACGTTTTATTGGTATAGGGAATTGGGAAAACGGATGTTTATGCCCCAATAAGGTCATGGGTTAGCAAAGGTTAACAAGGTACTAGGGGGTAAAGGTTTTTGGAAGTTTGCACTTTGATTCCGGGACACAAATTTGAGCCGACTGTGCTTGCTCTGGGGAATTTTGACGGTATACACCTAGGACATCAGGAGCTGTTGAAGCACGGTTTGGAGAAAGCACGTTCACTGAAGACATTGTTTTCAGTTTTGCTTTTTGATCCCCATCCGCTGAAAGTACTTCATCCAGATAGAAAACTGGAATTGATTACCGGCAAGGATGAGAAAATCATGCTATTTGAAAAATTTGGCGTAGACAAAGTGTTCTTATTGCCTTTCTCTCCGGAATTTGCCGAGACAACACCACAGGAATTCGTTGAAAATATTCTGCTGAAGATCGGGGCCGTTCATGTTACCGTTGGCTTCAACTACTCCTTCGGCTGTCATGGCAAAGGAAAACCTGGCGACCTTGAAAAGTTTGGTGAAACTTACAATTTTGGGGTAAGTGTTGTCCAAGCCCAGATGCTTGACGACAGAGTGATCTCTTCGACCGAAATCAGACGTGCACTTCTGAATGGGGATATCGATTTGGCCAAGGCCATGATGGGACGCGCACCTACGATTATCGGAACGGTGGTTCACGGTGACGGGCGGGGTAGGGATATTGGATTTCCGACAGCCAACATAGAGACGCATGAGGACTTGCTAATCCCGAAAAATGGTGTGTATGCTGTTACTGCAAAAATTGACGGCAGGATCTACGGCGGGATGATGAACATCGGGATTGTACCGACCTTTAAAACCGGCCAGGAGAAGACCATTGAGATTCATTTTTTTGATTTTCACGGAGATTTATATCGGAAGGACTTATTTATAGATATTCAGGTCAGACTGCGCGCTGAGAAAAAATTCAGCGGAGTCAAGGAAATCACAGAGCAACTCGGCAAAGACATGGAAGAGGCAAAACAAAAGCTGCAAAAACAAAACTTTACAAAATTTATGGAATAAGTTAAAATGACAAAAGTAACCGCTGACTGGGTTCGACGAATCACCACCGTCTTACTTGGCAGCAGGCGCTTAAAAAATATGGAGGTGCAGAACCAATGCTTACACCGGAGAAAAAGAAGGATATCATTGCGAAGTTTCAGCAGCATGAAGGAGACACAGGTTCACCCGAGGTTCAGATCGCTCTTCTCACTACAAGAATCAATGAGTTGACAGAACACTTCAAGACCCATAAGAAAGATCATCATTCCCGCCGGGGTCTTTTCAAATTGATTGGACAACGCCGTGCAATGCTGAACTACCTCAAGAAATCCGATTTTAACCGTTACCGCACAGTAGTAACAGAACTTGGCTTACGTCACTAAAAACCATCGAAAATATTTTGGTTATTCAATTTATATGTCGATATTTACAGGAGCGTGTTCAGCGCTCTTTGTATTTATGTATTAGGGTATTTATCTTAAGAAAAATTGTCCGGATTGTTTTTTTTGTTCGGGTGCAGGAAATAATAAATAATATGTCGAACACATTCCGGATATAAAAAATTGTGAATAAAAGAAGCGTATTTAAGGAGGTTTCCAAAGTGACTCAAGAAGTCTTGGAACGCTCGCTACAGGTTGGAGGCAGAAACCTGTCGTTTGAAACCGGTATCATAGGTCGTCAAGCCGGTGGGGCAATTTATGCCAGATATGGAGACACAGTCATATCTGCATTTGCAACGACCAGTTCTAAACCACGGGAAGGGATCGACTTTTTTCCTTTGACTGTTGATTTGGAAGAACGTTTTTATGCCGTAGGAAAGATTCCCGGTGGATTCATTAAAAGAGAAGGCAGACCTAGTGAGAAGTCCATATTGTCGTCAAGACTGATAGACAGACCGGTCCGTCCGCTTTTCCCGGACGGTTACCGCAACGATGTACAGATCAGTGCGATGGTCATGTCCGTCGATCAGGACTGTGCACCGGACGTAACGGCTATCAACGCAGTTTCGGCTGCGCTCACGATTTCCGATATTCCTTTTCTGGGTCCTATTGCCGCCGTGGTTGTCGGGCTTGTCGATGGCGAGTTTGTCGTTAACCCGACGGTAGCCCAGGCGGAAATCAGCAAAATGCAGCTGACTGTTGCTGGAACCAAAGATGCGATTATGATGGTCGAGGCTGGTGCCAAGGAAGTTCCCGAGGATCAGATGCTCGAAGCGATCATGTTTGCGCACGAAGAAATTAAAAAGATAGCGGAATTTATTGAGAGATACAGGGAAGCAGCCCTGGAAGTGGGACTTGCCAAAGCCAAAAGAGAAGTCACTCCGGTCGAGATCCCTGCGGAGATATCCGACAAGGTCCTGGCCTGGGGTTATGATAAGCTCGATCAGGCTATCCGTATTGAAGAAAAACTGGCCCGCCAGGAAGCTGTCGACAAGGTCAAAGCAGACGCGCTCGAAGTTTTTGCCGAGGAATTTTCTGAGAACTTAAAATTAGTTACGAAAATATTGGATGACCTGACCCATAAAATTATCCGCAAGCTGATTACCCACGAACATATCAGACCTGATGGCCGTGCTTTGGATGAGATCAGACCGATTACGATTGAAGTCGGACGTCTGCCGAGAACACACGGCACCGGTCTGTTTACGCGCGGACAGACACAGGTACTCACGGTTGCGACATTAGGAGCTGCCGGTGATGAGCAGATCATTGACGGTTTGGGATTGGAAGATTCCAAACGTTATATGCATCATTATAATTTCCCGGCCTTCAGTGTCGGCGAAGTCCGTCCGAACAGGGGACCGGGCAGACGTGAGATTGGTCACGGCGCTTTGGCTGAACGTGCCCTGTTGCCGATGATTCCTCCGGAAAGTGAATTCCCGTATACGCTGCGTCTGGTTTCCGAAGTATTGGAATCCAACGGATCGAGCTCCATGGCTTCCGTCTGCGGCAGCACACTCGCGCTAATGGATGCTGGGGTTCCGATTAAGGCCCCGGTAGCTGGGATTGCGATGGGATTGATCAAAGAAGAAGACCATTTTGCGATTCTTACCGATATTCAGGGTTTGGAAGACCACGACGGTGATATGGACTTTAAAGTAGCCGGTACTGCCGAGGGCATTACAGCACTGCAGATGGATATCAAGATCAAAGGCGTCAATCGTGAGATCCTCGCTCAGGCTCTGGCTCAGGCCAAGGCCGGCAGGATGTTCATCCTGGATAAAATGCTGCAGGTCCTGCCACAGTCCAGACCGAATCTCTCGCCGTTTGCACCGCGGATTATTACCTTTACCATTCATCCTGACAAAATCAGAGATGTCATCGGACCAGGCGGCAAGATCATTAAGAAGATCGTGGAAGAAACCAAGGTCAAAATCGATATCGAAGATGACGGACAGGTATTTATTGCTGCGGTTGACGGTGAAGCCGGAGACAAGGCAGCTGAGATTATTCGCTCTTTGACGCAGGACATTGAAGTCGGGAAGATCTACAAAGGCAAAGTTGTCCGGATCATGGATTTTGGCGCCTTTGTCGAAGTCATTCCAGGTGTGCTTGGACTTCCGGGAAAAGACGGTCTTGTGCATATCTCCCAGCTCGATGTGAACCGCGTGAACAAAGTAGAAGATGTCGTCAAACTCGGCGACGAGATCATCGTCAAGGCTACCGGCATTGACAAGCAGGGCAGACTGAACTTGTCCCGTAAAGAAGCAATGGGACAGAGCCAGGGAGCAAAAGAATAAGGAATTTTTGCGAGCTTAGGCCTGCAATCATTAATTAATGGAGCTAACTAAACTCAGCTCACAGAAGGCGTCTCATCATATAATTGAGGCGTCTTTTTTCTATTCTTGGGCAGTGTAGCCTTGCACAGATAAATTTGGAGAATACGCGAGACGTTAAATATGGCATCGCATCCATACTCTAATACGTTATGATACTTGAAATTAGTGTCTCCGTAATGCATAGCCAGCGTCAAGTGGAGCACGATGCGGAGTGCGGCTTTTTGTGCCATGGATGGCACAATAGCCGAAAGCGGTTATGCGTTATGGAGACCCGCCTCAAATAAGTATTTAATAGTCAATATAGAATGACGTCTGTATTACTTCTCATCGTCATATTAATGTAGGGGAGGGGATGCAGATGTCATTTTTTCCTCTGACTAAGATCAAGTTTAAA
This genomic window contains:
- a CDS encoding bifunctional riboflavin kinase/FAD synthetase, which translates into the protein MEVCTLIPGHKFEPTVLALGNFDGIHLGHQELLKHGLEKARSLKTLFSVLLFDPHPLKVLHPDRKLELITGKDEKIMLFEKFGVDKVFLLPFSPEFAETTPQEFVENILLKIGAVHVTVGFNYSFGCHGKGKPGDLEKFGETYNFGVSVVQAQMLDDRVISSTEIRRALLNGDIDLAKAMMGRAPTIIGTVVHGDGRGRDIGFPTANIETHEDLLIPKNGVYAVTAKIDGRIYGGMMNIGIVPTFKTGQEKTIEIHFFDFHGDLYRKDLFIDIQVRLRAEKKFSGVKEITEQLGKDMEEAKQKLQKQNFTKFME
- the infB gene encoding translation initiation factor IF-2, whose product is MSGDRPYAPRPQGDFRPSQRPAGDDRRPQGGGRPFSDTGRRPSQGQRPGADKKAPQTQRIKIEGKSVELTVAEQPVKRQPPEKKKAHENKEFLFDKRRNDEKDFSSILRKNDRSQPNRNQLNKMVKEVVPKHIIIPESLSVQELALRMSRKAGEVIKELMKLGVMATINQEIDADTATIVATEMGMTLEVRAEKSMAVIEEVEDDASTLKFRPPVVTVMGHVDHGKTSLLDAIRSANVTASEAGGITQHIGAYQVEIKNQKITFLDTPGHEAFTAMRARGAQVTDIAILVVAADDGVMPQTVEAINHAKAANVPIIVAINKIDKENANPDRVKQELTEYGLVVEEWGGDTITVPVSAKARLNIDTLLEMVLLVAEMKDLKANPNRKATGTVIEAKLDKGKGPVATVLVSKGTLNIGDIIVAGHSFGRIRGMVDDKGRRVKKAGPSMPVEVQGLSEVPPAGEIFNVVNDEKLARSVTEARMDEKKAEEVKQKSRISLDDLFDKIKEGEVKDLNIIIKADVQGSVEAIKQSLAKLTTSEVRVNIIHGGVGAISESDVMLAAASNAIIIGFNVRHDSNTKSTAELQGVDIRMYRVIYDAIDDIKAAMEGLLEPTFKEVIQGKAEVRQIFKVPKAGTVAGSYITDGKIHRSDKIRVIRDGIVVHEGDLESLRRFKDDAKEVAEGYECGIGLKNFNDLKEGDILEAFTMEEVKREL
- a CDS encoding polyribonucleotide nucleotidyltransferase, with the protein product MTQEVLERSLQVGGRNLSFETGIIGRQAGGAIYARYGDTVISAFATTSSKPREGIDFFPLTVDLEERFYAVGKIPGGFIKREGRPSEKSILSSRLIDRPVRPLFPDGYRNDVQISAMVMSVDQDCAPDVTAINAVSAALTISDIPFLGPIAAVVVGLVDGEFVVNPTVAQAEISKMQLTVAGTKDAIMMVEAGAKEVPEDQMLEAIMFAHEEIKKIAEFIERYREAALEVGLAKAKREVTPVEIPAEISDKVLAWGYDKLDQAIRIEEKLARQEAVDKVKADALEVFAEEFSENLKLVTKILDDLTHKIIRKLITHEHIRPDGRALDEIRPITIEVGRLPRTHGTGLFTRGQTQVLTVATLGAAGDEQIIDGLGLEDSKRYMHHYNFPAFSVGEVRPNRGPGRREIGHGALAERALLPMIPPESEFPYTLRLVSEVLESNGSSSMASVCGSTLALMDAGVPIKAPVAGIAMGLIKEEDHFAILTDIQGLEDHDGDMDFKVAGTAEGITALQMDIKIKGVNREILAQALAQAKAGRMFILDKMLQVLPQSRPNLSPFAPRIITFTIHPDKIRDVIGPGGKIIKKIVEETKVKIDIEDDGQVFIAAVDGEAGDKAAEIIRSLTQDIEVGKIYKGKVVRIMDFGAFVEVIPGVLGLPGKDGLVHISQLDVNRVNKVEDVVKLGDEIIVKATGIDKQGRLNLSRKEAMGQSQGAKE
- the rpsO gene encoding 30S ribosomal protein S15 produces the protein MLTPEKKKDIIAKFQQHEGDTGSPEVQIALLTTRINELTEHFKTHKKDHHSRRGLFKLIGQRRAMLNYLKKSDFNRYRTVVTELGLRH
- the rbfA gene encoding 30S ribosome-binding factor RbfA, with the protein product MAKHRAFRLAESIKAEVAQMIRENIKDPRLGFVTVTDVEVADDLRHAKIFVSVLGTEEEMKSSLDVLNKASGYLRSELGKIISLRYFPEITFKYDQSIEHGAHISKLLREVGAKGESSYGQDDE
- the truB gene encoding tRNA pseudouridine(55) synthase TruB — translated: MDGIINVLKPVGMTSTDVVRWLLRKTKAGKAGHIGTLDPGAAGVLPICLGKATRLAEYHSDQGKSYRAEITLGITTDTQDAFGQELSRIVPIVSRAQFANKLENFLGVIEQEPPMYSAVRKNGRHLYEYARQGIDVAREKRQVEIKRLDLVEWHEETFPRVLFDVECSKGTYIRTLCHDIGAALGCGAHMSFLLRLSAGKFTLDSTYTLEEIDQALADGDEHMLLAPEWGLTLPKASIPAYRLAAFRNGLSTGGDLVDAEVYGEQLPVQVFCEGRFIGIGNWENGCLCPNKVMG
- a CDS encoding bifunctional oligoribonuclease/PAP phosphatase NrnA, which translates into the protein MDKTTNKVISELAKKLDTISEAALLTHISPDGDCIGSMLALGIALEGLNKKICYYNPGFLPVNLKFLPGVDKICSVLPPEEFPETLIFIDCAEAERAYNDLCPEFLQGKTVINIDHHISNNGFGTVNWIDAGAAATGEMIFHLLGEMGVSMTKEIAENLYTAIITDTGRFSYSNTTVESFRIAAELLKTGLDLVQINNILFEQKSLAQTKLLQKALTNLELHQQGTMAVIVLTREDFEETGADESLSEGLVNYARNIEKVEAAALLKEIAPDEIKVSFRSNTWLDVNQVASRFGGGGHRRASGCSINGTMGQARQMIVSALEEALNVGRDH